A window of the bacterium genome harbors these coding sequences:
- the bioD gene encoding dethiobiotin synthase codes for MRKLNTCGIFIGGTDTGVGKTLITGLLGRYFLEFGLNIVTQKWVDAGGCDIKTHFRLMKKKPNLPIDYLSPYIFTFPCSPHLCSRIFNKAIKPDVIKEKFLFLKERYDFVLVEGTGGLLVPISRKTLIIDIVNEVSLPVLIVSKNRLGTINHSLLTIEALKNRNMKILGIIFNNPKREKEEILKNNPKIIRDLTKIRVLGILPYINDIEALYKAFIPIGNKIYNSSKL; via the coding sequence ATGAGGAAGTTAAATACTTGCGGAATATTTATAGGAGGAACGGATACAGGCGTTGGAAAAACATTGATAACAGGGCTTTTAGGAAGGTATTTTTTAGAATTTGGTTTAAATATTGTAACGCAAAAATGGGTAGATGCTGGAGGATGTGATATAAAAACACATTTTAGACTGATGAAGAAAAAACCAAATCTTCCAATTGACTATCTTTCTCCATATATCTTTACATTCCCCTGCTCTCCCCATTTATGTTCAAGGATTTTTAATAAAGCAATAAAACCAGATGTTATAAAGGAAAAATTTTTATTTTTAAAGGAAAGATATGATTTCGTCCTTGTTGAGGGAACAGGTGGTCTTCTCGTTCCAATTTCAAGAAAAACTTTAATTATAGATATTGTAAATGAGGTTTCTCTGCCTGTTTTGATTGTTTCAAAAAATAGGCTTGGAACAATAAATCATAGCCTCCTTACAATTGAGGCATTGAAAAATAGAAATATGAAAATTTTGGGAATTATATTTAATAACCCAAAAAGGGAGAAGGAAGAGATTTTAAAGAATAATCCAAAGATAATAAGGGATTTGACAAAAATAAGGGTTTTGGGAATACTTCCATATATAAATGACATAGAGGCATTATATAAGGCATTTATTCCAATAGGAAATAAGATTTATAACAGTTCTAAACTTTAG
- a CDS encoding radical SAM protein, translating to MLISWNITKECNLSCKHCYRDAGEKAPDELSFDEGCRLLSEIKEAGFKMVILSGGEPILRKDVYSLIEYGVRLGLRMTMGTNGTLLTKLIVSRLKDSGLARVGISLDSTSEKLHNEFRGKSFAYKRTMDGIKNCKDIGLPFQIHTTIMDFNYREIEELIDFSKSLGALAIHIFFLVKTGRAGEINEDIARYKDILRKILEKQKTIEIEVKPVCAPQFMLYNPSKYTRGCLAGISYCCILPGGDVHPCPYLPIKAGNVREMSFGKLWRNSSVFKELRLMEYKGRCGICSHKKSCGGCRARAYSYSLDYMDVDPFCMKEANV from the coding sequence CCTTTGATGAAGGCTGTAGGCTTCTTTCAGAGATAAAAGAGGCTGGCTTTAAAATGGTTATCCTCTCTGGTGGTGAGCCTATTTTAAGGAAGGATGTCTATAGTCTTATTGAATATGGAGTAAGGCTTGGTCTTAGAATGACAATGGGAACAAATGGAACATTGCTTACAAAACTTATTGTTTCAAGGCTAAAAGATTCCGGGCTTGCAAGGGTAGGAATAAGCCTTGATTCTACATCCGAAAAGCTACATAATGAATTTAGGGGAAAATCCTTTGCGTATAAAAGAACAATGGATGGAATAAAAAATTGCAAGGATATTGGTCTTCCTTTTCAAATCCATACAACAATAATGGATTTTAATTATAGAGAAATAGAAGAGCTCATAGATTTTTCAAAATCCCTTGGTGCATTAGCAATTCATATATTTTTCCTTGTAAAAACAGGAAGGGCAGGGGAGATAAATGAGGATATAGCAAGGTATAAAGATATTTTAAGAAAAATATTGGAAAAGCAAAAGACAATAGAGATAGAGGTTAAGCCTGTCTGCGCCCCCCAATTTATGCTTTATAACCCTTCAAAATATACCAGAGGATGCCTTGCAGGAATAAGCTATTGCTGTATCCTTCCAGGTGGCGATGTCCATCCCTGTCCATATCTTCCAATTAAGGCAGGAAATGTAAGGGAAATGTCATTTGGTAAGCTCTGGAGGAATTCTTCTGTTTTTAAAGAATTAAGGCTTATGGAATATAAAGGTAGGTGTGGAATATGCTCCCATAAAAAATCCTGCGGAGGATGCAGGGCAAGGGCATATTCCTATAGTCTTGACTATATGGATGTAGATCCATTTTGTATGAAAGAAGCCAATGTTTAA